TGCACGTTTCTCCCATAGTTTGCCAAATATTTCAGTAAGGCAGGTTTCACTGCATATGGCATTTGCCTCTAAAAATAGTCTTTGTGCAATTCACATGGAAGGGGAAAGCAATTACACCTCTACTATGGGAAAAACATTCACTCCCTTTCCACGAGCTGACTTCAGAGCCTCTTCAGTGATAATTACCATCATTTTTCTGCTGAGGTTGCTGACATGGAGGTGAAGTGACCTCTCCAGACCTGGATCCAAACCAGTGTTTGCGGTCAGGACAGCCCCACCTTCTGATCTCCAGACAGAGTTCAGGTCATCTCCCTTCCAGCTATGGAAAGTGATTTTCTTTAATCTCTCGATGTTGCAAGTTGAGGCTGGAAATTTGACACCTAAATATTCCAGAAATCTCACTGCTTgcttaaataaaagcaatgtcTCAACACAGAGCCGTGGCTGTACACTCTGTAACAGTCTTTGCCTCAACACTGCTCCACAAGTGCTACGTGCCCTGTTTCTCTCAGGTGCTCTAATTGATGGGTAACAAAGGTTACTGAAGCTCTGACCTCAAGATGCATATTCACTTGTGAATATTGCACAAATATTCAAATGCAATGTTTGATCTAATGAAATGTGCTGTCTCCTTTCGAACCCAGCTGCTCCGTCCTCTTCAGGCCAACAAGTACAATGATAAAACCCGCTTTTTTTTATGAGTCTGAGTttattccctctctcttcctgaTTTGATGGGCTATATTCCAGGAGCATATCTCAGCAGAAGGGCTACTTTGATAACCATGAAGCATGATGCTACCTAGAAAGCAGACAGGCAGGTTCTCCACTGCTGGAAAGTGTCCTAGTTCCTGCCTTCAACAGAGCTGCAACTGCAATTTGTACCAGCAGAGCAGTAGGTGAGGCCTGAGTCAGGGTTAGGTCTTGGGCTGGGATATTCTCCTCGCTAGGAAAGGCTGGCGACTAAAACTAAGCAGCTTCCAGagccagccaggcaggcagcaaggcTGGGCCCCACCTGCCATGAGGTAAGAAAGGAAGTTGCATGGATGAAGTCATGCTATAGGAGAAGAAGATGTGGTCTAAAATTCAGGTGTTCTGTCCTTCAGTTGCCAAATGATTATTAACAGAGGAAGTTACACCACAGCTAGAAACAGCTTCTTACACTTGCAGCCCAGGAATCCCAACTGGTCACAGGTACCAGCTCAGCCTGTTGCAACGATTGTATCTCTAGTGCATGCTCTGATAAGGGCTCTGGTAGAATGGTGGAGACAAGACAAAGATAGTCCCAAGACAACCAAATATGATGAAAGTCACCTCTGTGACGAGTTGTCTCCGCTGCTGAAAATAATCCTACCATCAGAAATTAGGACTGTTTGACTTGTCTCCTGATAGCTCCCTGAGATTTTGAGGGTAATAATCAGTGAGCTATTTTCACTCAATAAACTTTTTTTACATGGAAATAAACTGTAGGGAATAAACTGTATACGCTACAAGCTCCCTTTATTTCACATGTAGATTGAAACATCTTTTCAAATGCCGTCCTGGCACCTAAATAAGACCAGTGTCCAAATTCCATTTGGATGTGATAAATCTTgtatattattattaaaaaaacactttactTTTCACATGATACATGGAGATAAACTCAGTTCTCTCTTCTGTCACATTTAGATGGCTGGGAGCTGCATCTCCTGTACCATGGAAAATAATATGCAATCAAAATTGtgttctgaaatgaaagaagaatgaaatCTATTAAGAtcttcatgggaaaaaaaaataaacccatccATCATGAGTTTATAGAATGACAAGAAAGTCACTTTAGAGAATTCATTGATGAAAAGCAGGTGAGAGACTGTGGTAGGTtgactccatctcagccagacccaatacagagACGTACAGATTAGCCCCCCTGTCTTAAACTACAAATACATCCTAAGAAGCGAGGGCATTAGCTGACATGAAATGACTCATGCATGGGTTGAAGTGGAACCACGTTGACTGACACTGCACCAAGACCCCTGATCTCGATGGGGTCTGCAATGAATGTATTAACCTGAGGGCATGACCTTTATTCACACAGCAAGTTTTTTGTTAAATTGGATTAGTCAGAAAGGGGAATAAAACGCATTCTGCATCAAAAGCCTCTCTTTACAATGCCTACGTGTAAAACAAGTCTGTGGAGGAAATGCACAACATCAGTTGTGAAAGAATGACCTCATTACCTAGGAGGACTCATTCCCAGAAGGCAGGGCTTTGAAACCATATAAAAGTTCTCAAATCTCTGTGCTCCACCATCCACTCGACTTCGTGCTTCTCCCTGTTGACTGGTTGGGTAAGTCAGAGAATACTGATACTTTTTTGTGATGTCTATAATTTTACTGCTTGGCTTAATGTAGGCAGACTCTGTAAAGAAGTGTTTTATTTGATACCTTTGAATATGCAAAAGATTTCTGCAAAGAAGAGAAATTGTGGGCATTGGGGTAGGACAAGCAGTCTTGGAATGACTCTACAAGGCAAATTCAGATTGTGCGTAAATCTGAGGATAGTCAAGTGCTAAATTAGACCCTTTCTGAAGAAGAGATTAGATAAAATTATATTGGTTTAACTATAACTGATCCTGCctccagggaaggagaaggtcTAAATGGCCTCCTAAAGCTCCCTCCAAATCTATTTTCTGCGATTCTGCTattcataacaaaaaaaaaaatttaacctTCAATTTCATTGAAGAATTATTTTGCAAAAGATAGATTTGTGAGTGTGAGGGGCTGTAGGGAGCAGAAGGGTGAAAGTATTCCTAGTGTGCTGTCTCATTTATGCTAACCATGTCAAGAGCAATATATTAATTTGGCTTAAGATCTTATCAGGTCCTTATAAAGAAAATAGCAAGAGACAAGTGATATTGATCTGGAGGATCTAGGAGGATGTAGAAGCGAGGAATGAATTTACTTTGAAGACGTGCTGAGAGGAGTAGACAACATGGGGAAGAGAGAACAAATTTGCACACTCTCACATGAGCTGTGTTGGTGTTAGTCCTGCAGTGAGGGGACTTAAAAATGCCCCTTCCAACCAAGGCTTCTGTGATTCTAACCTTTTATTTGTGCCCTTAGATTGTctttagaaaaacaacagcacAGGCTTTACCAAAGACACAGCACCAGTCCAGCTGAGCCTGGTGCCTGCCTTCAGCAGCCCGCAAAACAGAGTGTTTCATAAATTGTTAGGAAAACCCATTTGGCCTGTTGCACATTACTAGCCTTGGGAGAATAAATCCCTCCTGATTATTCTGATTCATGCGACCTACATGTATTATTAGTGGCCATGATAATCCAGAAATATAGGGACGCATTACCACTGCTAATTCTTTCCATGACAGTTGGAAGGACTGTGCCACAGGTAACCTCAATCCATTACATCATCAATGAAGTCAGAGTGAAACCAGAACAAGAAGAGTTGGCCTATTGTTACTGTAAAGACTCTTAATACTACAGAGACATCTCAGCTTACTGGTGAGGTCCACCTTGAGGCCTTAGCACCTCAGGTTTCTAATGCCAAGTAAAATCTGGAAACCATTTTAAAAGGGGCAAAATCAAATgaagtatttcagttttgtcaACATAAAATATCCTGTTGGGCCCAGATTTATATTCTTCTACTTTTTGATacaccaaatatttttaaaggtttgtcttcagcattcattatttttttattattattttgacttTCTGAAACCGCTATCAAACCAGCAGATCTGTTATTTGCCAGCTCCTCTCATCAATTCCCCAGGACAGAAATGAAAGGGAGTTAACACATTGGGAAGAGCTAAGCAACAGGAGGAAGGTCTCTGAAGTGTAAATCATCTCCAAGTTCAAAGGAGTGGCTCTACCTCAGTTAGACCTGACAGGGCTGTCCCACATTGCAGAATGGAAAGGAACAAGATAAGACAGAGTCAGAGCAGAAGCTGAAAGGCAGGATGAAAAAGAATGAGCAATTCATAATTCTTTCTGAGCCAACCTGCCTTGGGAAACCAAGGGCAAGCTAAGAGAACTTTACTCTTGCAGTTGATTCATGTTTCTTATAATCATTTCACCCCTATCCCAATGCAGTTCATTTAGCAGACACAATAACACTCTGACATTTCTTTCAGATAATCTTGTTTCCTGCAAAGATGTCTTTGAATCAAATGCAGATCAAGCAGGAAATCACCCTCCCACCTGGCCTGAGCAAAActatttcaaagcaaagccaAGAGCCTGAGCCGTGCACTGAGCCAGTCCCATGTCCACAGCAGCAACCTGAAGTCCAAGCCCCAACACCTTGCCCAGAACCAGCCCCAGTAGTAGTGGTACCATGCTCAGAAAAAACAGTACCATTGCCAACACCAGTGCTGGAACCATGCAAGGGAGAAACACCAGTGGTTGAAATACCCAGCTGTCCatcccaggagcagcagcagcaacagcaatgCAAGCTACCACCAACTTTCCCACCTGTGTCATGCCCTGAGCCTGTTCCATGCCCTGAAGAGAAATCAGTGTGTAAAGAGCTGCCTGTGCCAGCCCCTGTTTCCTGCTCTGAACCAACTCCATGTGTGCTGGAGAAGCAGGAGTGCAAGGACATCCCTGCGCCAGTTCCTGTTACCTGCTCAGAGGATGCACCGTGTCcccaagagaagcagcaatgcAAGGAGATTCCTGTACCAATCCCTGTTCCATGCCCTGAACCTGCACAATGTCCCCAGGAGAAGCAGGAGTGCAAGGAGATCCCTGTGCCCACCCCATGTCCTCTAGAGAAGCAGGAGAGCAAGGATACCCCTGTGCCAATCCCTGTTCCATGCCCTGAACCCACACCATGTGcccaagaaaagcagcagtgcaaGGAGACCCCTGTGCCAATCTCTGTTCCATGCCCTGAATCTGCACCGTGTCCTCAGGAGAAGCAGGAATGCAAGGAGATCCCCGTGCCAATCCCTGTTCCATGCCCTGAACCTGCACCTTGTCCCCAGGAGAAACGGGAATGCAAGGAGATCCCTGTGCAAATCCCTGTTCTGTGCCCTGAACCTGCACCATGTCCCCAGGAGAAGCAGGAGTGCAAGGAGATCCCCATGCCaatccctgctccctgccctgagcCAGGGAAGTGCTCCCTTCCAGAGGATTGTCCTCCCATTGAGCAGCAGCAGTTGAAGCAGCCCAGCCAGTGGCCACCCATGCAGAAGTAACTTGCAGCTGACAAGGGAAGCCCTGAAGAGAGAAGATTGCAAACCCAGACCTCCTCTCCCCGTGTCTCACAATCAGAGGTCATTTTCCAACACCCTTTTACTCACTGTAGAATTTCTGTTAAGAAGCACAGCTTCCAACTCTCCCCCCCAGCTAACGCTAGCGTTACCCTGTACTAACAGCCATAAGCTAACTGACACGTCAGGACCGTCGACAGATAATAAGGCTTCAAGCAGTGTTGTAGGCATGTGCGTTCAGCTTTCCAGCGGCCTGAATTTCTGCCCTCTCCCAATCATCCCACTGGCTTTTAAAGGCCCAGAGAGAGACCAAAGAGCATGATGGCACGCACGAGTCAGGGTTCATTAAGCTAAATATTCAAACTTAACCCAAATGCAGTTAGGGACCTAGAGCTCATCATCCAGACCCACACACTGCCTCCTGGTTTTCATgccttcctccccagctgcctgtACGCAAATGCCATCTCCCACTTCGCATTTAGGGGTTTTGCCTATTAATAATAGGATTTGAGGTTTGTGCAGGACCTGCTGCTAAGGGGTTCTTGTCAATGGCAACAAGACTTTCTGAATCATGAATCCATAGTGCTGAATAttttatgcaattaaaaaagtCCATTGGGCTAGAGGAAATAGAAAGATTTTTACAAAAGAGCCATCACCTCTTAATTATCTGCTTAGCTGAATTGGTAGTAATCAGCGCTTTCCTCAGAGAGCTCACCCTGGATTTTCTAGGATGTGTAAAAGAACAGCTCGAGCTGAGATTATTTATGGAAAATATATAGATAATTAAATCCAATCTAGACATGTTTTGAAATAGATTAACCTCAGGCATGGCTTCCATCTCTTAGAGAGGATAAAGGACGAAGCATACACAGTGCTGTCCCAATTACACCCTGGAACATGTTTCACCACACAGTGTTGTTGCGTATGTATTTGGTACTTATCTTTAACTATTTTAGGCTGATAATGTATCCAGGATTTATTTCACTGTGAAAATCGacaataaaaattactttgaataCCAAgttgtgaatattttttaatagcttctgcttaaaaagatgaaaaggagCCTCAGCTTGCAACAGTCAGTCATTTTTAGGCTCAAAGCTGGGTGAATCAGGACTCAGAAACTTGGGTGCTTGCAGGGGACCCACGTGCCCAGGTTAGAGAACCTACAAGAGCCCCTGCACTGCGTTAGTCCATTGGGCTGGCCAATAGCACCGAAATACCTCTCAGCAAGACACCCCATCCAAGAGCATGGCACATGGCCTCTGCTTACACCAAGCTGCCCCGTGGTCAGTCTGCCCAATTTAAACATACTTACAGCTACTCTGTGACCTTCAACAGACATAAGGCATGGGCATGTCTACAAGGCAGGTTGCAAGCACAAGCAAATGAGTTTTTCCCACGCTTCGGATGAGCCAGGAGTGATGTAATCTCACTAGTTTGGCCCTGTACCTGTTAGATGGGTGTTAGATACATCCAACCTCACCGTCTGATCACAGAATCACACCAAGACACATGGCTTCTGGTTTGCAGAGCAAGCTTATGTCTGTCTGCCGGACACCAATATCATATCATTCAACAGTCTCTGTATTTGTAATTTTCCTCCCCTACTTTGCCATACAGCTGACTAGAAATCAGTTAGCCAAGCCCATACATCCTGCTGAGAAACCAAAACATTCTGAATCCTCTTCCTGGtccttttaaaatggaaactatTCATTCTGAGCAACCAAAAGCTTCCCTTCAGTGTTAAAGACTTCCAAAGACTGTTTTCCTACAGTAGAGTTGAGACTCTAAAAACACAATTAATAGTTTTGATAGATCCACAAGAATATACTTTAGATTATTATATCCTGCAGAAAACTGAGTTTCCCCAGTTTTCTCAGGTTGTTTGTTCAGGACGATTGCCCTGAGATGGGAAGCACATTGATCCTGAGCCAGTTTTGAcacccaggcagcagctctccccCAAAGGACCACAAATTTAAATGGTCTTTCTAGAAATAGCAATTATTTTGTGTCCTGTTTGCACTAGACAATTCACATTCCTTGTCCACTTGGTCATCATATTAACAGCTGTAGGTTTCTGGATctattggaaataaaaattatgaacAAATCATTCCTTGGGAAATATGGAAGGCAAATGTGTGTGGGTCCCTGGGTATGCATGCCTTGTATACAAGTCTATGTTTAAAGGTAATTCTTTGGCTGATAAGAGAAAGCAACAGAATGAATGACACTAgtaaagtgaaaacaaaaaatatcagGAAGCAAGTAATGAGGTTACTTATAATTTTATTGTAGTATGTCCCAAATTAAAGATCAGAAGAAGACACcccacaattattttttttatatagtagAAGATGAATAAGTCCAAGTTAATGAATTACATCTCTTTGTAATTTCTGCTTGCAAACAAAGGAGGCATGCTGCAAATTTCTAGCTATTCTGGCAGAGCCAGCAGACAGAAGGAGAGCTTGGCAATAAGCATTGCATCTTCCATGGCACTTTGTGGCCATTACTGTTAGTGCTACTTCTGCTTTgggcattgctgctgctgctgtgggatgCTCTTCACAGGACACTTAGCTTGCCCTTTTGGGGGCTGGCATTGCTCCACACTCTTTGGAGGACACTTTTCCTGGCATTTTGAAggtatttgctgctgctgtttctgctggtGGGAAGACATCTTTGCTAAGCCTGGAAGAAAACCAAGGTGccatttcagttattttaagcCTTACACACCTCTCCTTTCTGGATATTACAGTTTCAGTCAGTGCTTTGATACCAAACCAACAGTGAAGAGCCTTTAGAAGTTAATCCTCCCagcaaaatcacaaaaaaaacccccttggAAATCCCTGAGGATGCTGCTTTTCAGACCAAATTTGTGTTGGTGACTCCAATTTGCTGTAGCTGCCCCATATTGCTTTTCTGGGCTCCGGTCATGGTTAGCCTCTATGGAGATCAGCCACTCTGCTGAGGCCTCATATTCATTTGTGCTTATATATAATTATGCCCTGAGGCAAGCACCATCCTAACAAAGTTGTGATCCAAACAGGTAAATGGCTAcagaggcagagggaagagaaacaaCGAGAGGGGTGTCATCGTCCCCCGCCCCGTTCACTGTTTTCTGAACATTTCAACTCTGACAAGCTAAGAAGCAATacaaattttaatgaaagcatGCTTAGTTCAAGGAGAACCTCAGAGCAATATTTAAAACTAGTCAAAGAGGAGCAGAAAGCCAGTGACTGCTCAGTATTGCAAATatattgaaagagaaaaatcatttgATAACAATCCCTTCCAGCAACAGCCATGTCTTTGCTCAGTTCATTGAGTGCCTCAAAGCAGGAGCCATGTCTCCGGCTGTTAAACACAGGTGAACTGTCCTCCTGCTCAGTGAGGATGTGATGTTATACAAAGAACT
This genomic window from Haliaeetus albicilla chromosome 10, bHalAlb1.1, whole genome shotgun sequence contains:
- the LOC104316923 gene encoding keratinocyte proline-rich protein, with protein sequence MSLNQMQIKQEITLPPGLSKTISKQSQEPEPCTEPVPCPQQQPEVQAPTPCPEPAPVVVVPCSEKTVPLPTPVLEPCKGETPVVEIPSCPSQEQQQQQQCKLPPTFPPVSCPEPVPCPEEKSVCKELPVPAPVSCSEPTPCVLEKQECKDIPAPVPVTCSEDAPCPQEKQQCKEIPVPIPVPCPEPAQCPQEKQECKEIPVPTPCPLEKQESKDTPVPIPVPCPEPTPCAQEKQQCKETPVPISVPCPESAPCPQEKQECKEIPVPIPVPCPEPAPCPQEKRECKEIPVQIPVLCPEPAPCPQEKQECKEIPMPIPAPCPEPGKCSLPEDCPPIEQQQLKQPSQWPPMQK